Within the Lacerta agilis isolate rLacAgi1 chromosome 15, rLacAgi1.pri, whole genome shotgun sequence genome, the region TCACCCAAAACTTCACAGGGGCATCAGGTCTGGGAAGACTGGTGTAGGATTAAGTGAGCTCGTTTTCCAGTGAGACCAAGTAGGGGGGAAAGTCCTAATAAGACATTAAGTGCAATGCTCCAGGTTTTGCATTTTGGATACAGAGGGCAAAAACTGAAAAGCAAGGGCAAGGGAAATGGAGAGACTGACACTTTGGAGGAAATGACATCTATTCCtgaatatatttgcatattttattagTTACTCTGCTGTATAAAGAAGCTGTCCAAAGTAACACATTTAGCCTCTGTGAACTTTAACTCTATGGGAAGAGAAAGACTTGTGAGGAGGTAATTAATACTTACCTTGTTATTTCTTTAGTAGGTCACAGCAGACTCAGACAATGAATCATCCTCTCCTAAGCTAGCAGCTGCTCCAGGAGCAATTAGAGGCTCTGTATGCTTCTGTGTGATAGGGCTTACCCCAGCACCACTCATTTGAAGGGCTGTTGCTCAGTGATAGAGCTTTGCAGGTAGAAGTGTCATTCACTTACTAAGTTTATATCTTGTGATTGCGGGAAACCCCTGGGGTGCTTcacaaggaaatgccatttatttatttaaaacataaagGTTTGGGTCTTCCCTGATGTAAGTGTGAATCTGTGCTGGTTCTTTTCATaagacagaaacacacacacatacagttcaGGACTATAATTTGTGACTATCTTAGaagcctacagtggtaccttggaagtcgaacggaagctcctgcagtcaattggaagctgcgttggacattcgggttccaaagaacgttcgcaaaccagaacactcatttccgggctTGCAGCGTtgaggagccaaaacatttgagtcgcAAGGTGCTCttgaaccaaggtacgactgtatttgtaaCCTGAAATGTATAGAAAAGCTGACTATTACTTATTTGTACAATTataaatcacagaatcacagagttggaagggtgtCCGGGGGTCTTCTAATCCACaccccccctgaaatgcaggaatcttaactaaagcatccatgaatgatggccatccaacctcttcttaaatacctccaatgaaggagagtccatccccTTCCGAGaagtccactgttgaacagctcttttaTCTAGGCTCCTCTGAAGGCCAATTCTAAGTGCATTTAACCTCACAGATTTTCAAAGGGAGAGCAGCAAACAGTGAAATCTTATACGTTACTCAGAAGCGAACCacactaatttcaatggggcttactcccaagtaaatatgtataggattgcagtctgagtGCGGAGAATTTCCTAGGGCCATCACAACTACAACATAGCTTTAAAGTAACCCCAGCCCCACTTTGCAATGGACAAAACACAACagctctgctgggtcaggccaatggccccttctgtattgtggggggttggaccagatgacccttggggtcacttccgactctatgatctagtccagcaacctgttcctGTAGAGGCCAACCATCTGTGGCAAACCCACAAACGGAAGATGATCACAAGagccattctcccctcctgtggcttccagaaactggaattTAGATGTATTACTGTCTCCAACCCTGGACATAGCTATCATGCTAGTAGCTATTGATGATGTTTTCCTCCTTCACGGATTtgtttaattctcttttaaagccatatatgTTTTGGTGGTCATTATTGCATTCTGTGGAAGTGAGTCCCACAGCTTAacttatgtgctgtgtgaataacttTCTTGTATCTGTCCTGAgtttttcaacattcagcttcttggATGCCCCCAAGTTCTAGTGTGCTGAGAGAGGAGGGTTGGTTGGGGGGACTAttttcatgttgcctcttactcgcctttcctctaaactaaaaaggcaTCAGACGCTGCCACCTTTCCTCCTAGTGGAGTCGCTTCATCCCTTtcatcattttgattgcccttttccGACCCTGCGATATCCTTTTTGACGTGAGTCGAAAGAAAACCGACCGAAGTGTTTATTAAGTGTTTATTTCTGCTCATCAACAACAAATAAGAAAACGCACAACTATAACTAAAATTTCATTCAGAGTACTACGCTGAATTACTGCAGCAGATGAACATGTTCCTTTGAGGGAGGTCCCTATGCAGCACCGCCTCCCTTCCTGGCTGGTTTGCAtttctatatttaaaaataaatcctgtCCTCCGCAAGGCGCATTTTCCACTCCATGCCGGCAGGCGAGACTCGCAAGAAATCCAAAAAGGGATCCAATGTAGAAGCGGCTCTAATTTTTCTATATCTATGGCAACAGATGGGCCGCCTCCATTGGGCTTCGTTCGTATTTTCTTAAGGGAGCGGAGCTGCGGCGCTCTACCCCTCCACACCTCTATTGCTCCCCGTTCCCATTTCCTATGTAAGCTTTGCGAAAGCACGTAAATGCAAAAGCACGCCACGTTTTAATTTATTACTTAACAAATGCACACGTTCGCTCTCGAGAGGGGCTCCTCGGTGCCATTTCTCCTCGTCCGGTGTCTCTGTTTTTAGATGTCAAGGCCCGCATTTCCGGCCTGAGAAACGACTTTCCACGTGAGACCGGAAGCCCGTATCCTGCGCGTGCCGCTCTACCCTTCCCCAGCGATCTAACTCCACGGGCGCGCGCAGGGCACTCTGGGAATGTAAGACTTCTCCCGGCGGGATAGGCTGACGCGCGTTCCCTTTCCCGTGATGCCTTTCGCGCGTCTGAGGAGAAGAAgagctggcggcggcggcggctgctgacGAAGGCGCCGGCTCCCTCATGGCGAAAAAGGCCGAGGCGGAAGCGAGGAGCGCCTCGCTAGTGGAAGCCGTGCTGGCGTGCTCGGGCCGCCTGGAGAAGGAGGGTCTCAGCGGCCGCATCTCCCGCCTATCCTGCCGGGTGGAGGAGCTCAAGGtgcgaggaaggggaggggggaaggggaagagaggtgggcGGGGCCTCCTGAGAGGAGGGACCTGTCAATTAGTGGGCGGGGCCTTGGCCCCAGAGGGCGGGGCTTGCATGGGTGCCGCCCCATTCGAAGCCTTCCTTTTATTCCCTGAAACTCTTTAACAGAGCGATCTAAGCGAGAGTGTTTCAGAGCCCATGTGGAATTAatgtattcttttatttatttatttatttatttatttattaatcatcGTGTATAtttcacctttcttccaaggagctcaaggtggcttctaCAATTCTCCCCATTttacccccacaacaaccttgagaggtaggctaggctgggaaaaacagtgactggctcaagggcCACCTGCCGAGCTTCATGGCCAGGTAGAGATTTGAATCCTGATCTGCTAGACCAGTAAACTTAagttccagctgttttgggaccacagtTGCCACCATCCCTAACCGTTGGTCTTGCTAGCTAacggtgatgggagttgtggtccaaaaaaacagctggaggcccaagtttgagaaacactgtgctAGGCCCTAGTACAACACTAACCACTATTCCATGCTGTGATGAGCAGGCAGGTTAATCTTTTCACCTGGCAGGTAGCTTTTTCTGGTGTGTGtaatgctttttgttttatttgttaaagGATTTTGAAACCTCCTGCTGTAGAATAGGAATGCAAGATGTTTCCTTATGTTGAGTCACacctccagctcagtattgtctacagacAAACTGGCAGCGGCTTCTCCAGGGGACAGCTACAGGTCCACCTGGAAATGCCATTGgaaattgaacctgagacctttggcATCCAGAGttgatgctttgccactgagctatgaccctttcccATAGAGTTGGTCATCTAGTCCTTCCCATGTTCTtcaaccagatgttgttggaatgcTACTCTTAGGATCTCTTAACTGTTGGCTGAGCtggcaggggtgatgggagtaaTTCTAGCAACATATGGGGTCCCAGGGTTAAATAACAAATCCACTGCTTAATGCAGGATCAAGCAACTACTGACAGATGGTCCAGAGGGAAGTTCTCTCTGGATCAATTTGACTACTGTGCCCGCTGAAGCACACAACATGTGTTGCTTACTTGAAGCCTCTAAAGATAATTTGCTTTGCAAGGACCTTGTTTGCTACACCTTTTATCTACTTGTGTTAAATTGGATCGCTTGCAATCTCTAAGGAACTGGCAAATGGAGAATCATGCTTTTGGTCAACTGATTGGGTTCCatgagttacagtggtacctcgggttacatacgcttcaggttacatactccgctaacccagaaataatgcttcaggttaagaactttgcttcaggataagaacagaaattgtgctctggcggtgcagcggcagcgggaggtcccattagctaaagtggtgcttcaggttacgaacagtttcaggttaagaacggacttccagaacgaattaagtacgtaaccagaggtaccactgtataacacttCTGTGATTTTATGTCAATTTGAAGTGACTTGTCCTTCCGCTCTTCCAGGATGAAGTCTGCAGCATGGTCAACAAGAGGTACATAGAGTTTCTGCCCAGTATGCAGAGTGCCAAAGATTTGGAGTCCCAAGTTGAGGAACTTTCTGGCAGCATCGACCAGCTGAAGTCCAGGATTGAGATTGAGGTGATGCAAAGAAAAATAATGGGCCTTTGCCAGAACTGAGTCTTCAGCTAGTTAGAAGGACTAAGAAGTTTGATATTGCTAATCCAAATGTCTGACAAAAAAAAGCCCCATAAAAATTATACGATCATAAAATAACTGCAAATTGGAAAGTAACTTTTTTTGCAACCTTGATGCCTAAACATCACAGCACAGGGCTTTTCTTTCTCAAATAATACTGTATCCAGACCTCCCTAGATGCTAAGAAGCTTCCATATGCCTAAGGAGTATGCCTTCTATGCCTAGCCCTACAAAAGGAGGTATGACATGTAATAAAGAACAGCTAAATAATGTTTGCAACCCAGAATTGTacaaatgctttggttttgtggCTCCTTCCCAGGTTCAGCATGACCTGAACGTGGCCATTGAAGAATTTTCTGAGCTAAAACAGCAACTGGAGAGAGACACGCTAGTTCTGAGTGGGCTGAAACAGCTGCAGGAGGTGAGAGGGGGCCTCTTTTCCCCAGTTACCATGCCAATCTATTTCCTTGTTTTTTCAGACCCTCATTctgatttttccttctttttattttaaagttcgCAACTGCTCTCAAACAGTTCAAAGCCTTGCTGCCACAAAAGAAGTATGTGTCAGCAGCATGCCACCTGAACAAGGTAATTCCAGTTGCTTTGGGGACTGGTGGACTTCTGTGACTGCTGTGGACTTTTGTGTCCCTCTAAGAACAGACTTGCTTCCCTCCTGTTTGTGCAGTTTGTTACTCtttgtctccttctcctcctttttgtCAGGCTCGGAGGATTCTGAAAATGCTGGAGTCACGTCGAGGCTTTGAGCTGAAGATTCTGAAGGCGCTCCGCACGGAGCTCACAATGCAGACCGAAAACATTAAATACCTCTTGGGTCAGGAGTGGCAGCAAATGGCTGTGTGGAAGGTTCCTCAATCAAAAGGTTTGGCAGGGGGCGTTGTTTGGGGGTTGTGAATGTGTGTACTTTTTGGAGGGCAGAGGTGGAGGGGAGGATATattagtggtagagcatgtgttCTGCATTCAGAAAGTTCCAGATTTAagctctggcatctccagatttTTAAGAAAGTGAGGTAGCAGGTGCtggagccattgccagtcagagtgAATGGTACATAGTTGGTTGGACAAATAGTATCACTTAGTAAAAAGTTGTGTCTTAAGTTCTTGTGGCCCAGCCTTGTTGCAAATTGGAAAAATGGTCCTGCAAATACATATTCATATATCTGTAGGCCTTTATAGGATTAAGATGTTAGTAGTCTTTGCACAACTAAAACGCTAGTACAGAGGTTATATGTGGGCTGTGGGGCTTTATTGTACTGTTTGATCACATAATAGAATTTAAGAGGGCTTATAAGCAAATTCCCCCTCAAGAGTTTTTGTGGGCTTGGTTCAAGAATTGCTTTCCTGTGGACTTAGTGTTGACCAgcggtcagcaaaccttttcagcagggggccggtccactgtccctcagaccttgtgggggggcggactatatttttttggggggagggagaatgaacgaattcctatgccccacaaataacccagagatgcattttaaataaaagcacacattcaactcatgtaaaaacaccaggcaggctctacaaataacccagagatgcattttaaataaaaggacacattctactcatgtgaaaacactctgattcctggaccgtctgcaggccgcatttagaaggcgattggggtgCATTCAGCCCCAAGGcgttagtttggggacccctgttcttcACTATACATAGGCTCTTCCTCAACCATTGTTCCCTGTCTGGTGGAGGCAATGGGAATATTAGTAATGTACCTTATGGCACTGTTGAAAACAACAAGCAAGCAAAGACATACAAAGAAATTCACAAGTGCTGGAAGTTCTATACAAAAAAGTAATGGTTCCTTTTGTCCTTGGGTAGTGCAACCAGAGTAATTGAAATGCTTAGAATTTTATGGTTGGCAATGTCCATTGTAATATGATTGTCAGTGTTGACGAACTTTGAAGAGTTGGGAAATTTTGAAGAGCACTTGGAAATGTTGGCTGAAGCTTGTAGGAACCAGCATCGAATTTCAGAGTGCCTGGAATTTTTTTGGGTGGTTGGTGCTGATaagcttccttttctttctgcttGTCTGTGACTGCAGAAAcagacttggggtgtgtgtgtgtgtgtgtgtgtgtgtgtgtgtggcttgtcAAGGACCTGACAGACCATAGTGCATTTTTTTGTGGGCTGTGTTCATTTTGGTGTTCACAAAAGTGCAGAACCAACTCAAAAATTAGGGACATTCTGTGCCCCCCCACCTTGTGCTGTATCCTCTCGCAAAGCCTGCCATCCTGCCtgcctttttctgaatgctgacaAGGAACTGTTTGGTTTGCAGATTTGAAACAGGTCAAGCATGGTCTGCAGGGTACATCTTGAAGATTTTATGTCTCCTGGCACTCTGCACATTACATGTTTCTGAGCTCTCTGGCAGGATTGTGGCAGAGTGTTAAcggggaaaggaaagcaattcTGGATTCAGGAAGGATGAGCTTTCTCTGTCCTAtctaatgttttgtgttttatatgcATCCAGTTTTATAGAGGAGTCTATCCCAAGAAGTTAAAGCTAgtaacatgggaagctgccttattattgctgctgctgctgtttattgaAATTTACAGTTTGTTAATAAATACAAAACCATGATCACATTTATATGGTTGATATATGGAATGCTGCTTTATACTGACTCAGATTATTTGCCCATTTAGTTTAGTACTAATGATTTGCAAGTGCACGTCTTTTTCATTTCATGCTATCtgaccgcctccccctcccccgagttgtcatgcattgaacctgagaccttctatatgcaaggcatgtgctctaccatgGAGTGATGGTCTCTTGGTATTTGTAAAAATCCATACCAACATGGGACATGCATCTCATTGGTTTCTATTGAACACATGCAAGCAACCCTATTTGTGGAATTGCCTCTGAATAGATACTGAAGTCTGGAAAGGCAGACCATGCAAAACCTGTCCTCTGTGTTTgctcttttgcttttgctttgaagCCAATGTTTTGCTGTAATGGGGGCTTGTCCTGTGCCACTTCTTGCTTAGAAGCGGACAGCCTGGAGTCAGCCATGGAGACAGAGCTGCATTTGTGCAAGGTGCTGTCCAAGGAGGGTGTGGTCCCTGGCCCAACAGTAGCGTCTGTGTTGCAGGCATTTGCTATCCTGGACAAGCTGCGTTTGAAGTTCAGGCAATTCGGTAAGTGATTTTCACTGGCAACATCCAAAATCTGGCTGTAGTTAAAACCATTTGACTTGGATCAGGTTTCCAAactttagatatctgaagcatAGCTGTTTTTCTAGATTAAAATCAGAGACTTACTTGCTTCCCTCTTCCCTCACAGCAGTCTGCTATTAATCAGCTCCTAAAACAGTGGGGAGGCACTGTAAGCAtgaaagggttgtagctcagtagtTGAAACATTCACAGAGATGTGGGAAAGTGTTTAAATATACAGAGTCAAATTGCAACAGTTTTATCTTTTCTTCGTCAAGAGCAGTATTTAAGAATTCCTCTTGCTTGCTCCAGAAGGAGCTACTACCCTCTTCTTCCTTGCCCACCCCTTGTACTATCTTCACTCTTAAGTTAAGCTAGATCAATTCAAGGAATGTTGCAGCAGCCCAAGTGGAAATGCCGCCCAGCATGCTTCTTCTACTTTGTCTTTCAACCCCGGCTGCTAATGGCTTCCTCCTTCCCTGTTCCTTGTGCCAGGACAGTTGCTGCTGAAGTACATCCTCAAGCCGCTCATCTCCCACCCGTCATTGCAGCCCTTGCCTGAGGAGCACCCTGATGCTGTCACACTGAGGTTTAGGTCTGTGGGCTCCAATCTTGGCCATCCGTCCCCCGTGGAGGTGTTTGCTAGGATCAAGCTGGTACTCGAGGTTCTTCACAAGTATTTAGGTACGGAGCAATTACTTGCTGTAAACGGGCACCCCCCTAGGTTAGATGCTAAAGCAATTCCCACCCTTTTGTATGCGGATGATACTGCCCTCCTCTCCTAAACCAGAGTCGGGCTACAAAGATATCCAAAAGCATTCTCTAATTACTGTCAAGTGAACCACCTAACAATTAACTATTCTAAGTCAaagattctgggtttttttctaaAAGTTGGCGTCCATCCAATTGGTTCATTGGAACGCAAAAAATCGAACAAGTAAAATGTTACAAATACTTAGCAGTCACTTTTCATTATGATTTAAAATGGGTGACCTATCGCAACAGAACAATTAATTTAGCTAAATGCTCAGTTGCACAAATCAAAGGTTTTTATTTCCTTGGCGGTAACCAATTTGTGCCTGCAGCAATTAGTGCCTATAAAGCAAAATCCACCTCCCAGCTCCTATATGGGATCCCCCTATGGATAACCAACTTTAATAACAAAGTTGAGGAAGTCCAAGCATCCTTCTTTCGGCAAATTCTAGGAGTTCCAAAATGTGTTCCCTATTTGGCTGTCTGTGCAGAATTGGGCCAGCACCTTCTTGAAACAAGAGGTTGGATCATCACTTTTAAATACTGGTTGAAAATCCATTTTGACACAGAACCAGAAAACTTACTATTCTGCCTACTAAAAGATAAACATAACTTTATTTGGTTCTCTGATATTATCTTTAAACTTAAGCAGCTAGGCTTTTCAGTGGATTGCCTCTTGTCATTTGAGGAATCACATATTTTTGCActtattaagcagaggttgctaGATAATGAATTCCAAAAACTCCACCCTTCTCAGTCCTCAGTATGCTCTCCTGCCTTTCTGGGGCTGCCACCGCATCATAGACTGATGCCTAACTACTTCTATGATTTGGTTACAGCATTATATCGTGGAGAGTATTTATGCTGGCCCGCTTAAATGCCTTTCCGTCTTCCGTGCTATTCAGAAGGCTCAAAGGCATCCCCTACCAGAACAGACTCTGCCCTTGTGGTCAGAAAGTGTCGGACTCTATGGACCACATGATACTGGATTGCCCTCTCTCTAACATTTTTGATTTTGTCCCATCGATATCCTTTATGTGGCTCAGGGCCCTCCCCAACAAACAACTCGCGGTCCAGCTTCTGCTGAGGGGTGACTCCCCTGAACTCACTAGAGTTATGGCTCATTATTTTAATAGGATCTATGAAATTAAAGCCAGTACACCTGGCCTATCTAACAATGACTGCTGAGGAttccttattttcttctcctctcctttttgtCTGGTATGTTGTAGAGTTATTATATATACAGGTggtttgtatgtttgtgtttttattttatatatgccaataaagctACGGAGCTCCATGGGAGGTGGCAGTCTGAGTGGGTCAGGAGAACGTCTTGTGTGTTGCTGGGAAGGATGCCACAGAACTTGgccggggaacctgtggcctaccagatgttgtactccaactcccatcagcctcatccagcatggccatggtcaggaatgataagagttgtagttcaacaacatctggagggacaaaggttcacCATCCCAGCCATTGAGGCTTCTAAAAATTATGCCACTGTTTTCCAAATGCAAGGAAATCTGCCGAGGGGATCTGCCCCTATTGTGCATGCTGGTGTTTTGTGCCAGGGCATTGAGGGGGGCATGATTATTCTTACATTCTGAATGCTGTAACTGTTTCCCCAGGTGTTCCACTTGAGCACTGTGCAGAGGAGGAGAACAGCTCCAGTCTTGTCTTGGCAGAGGTGTTGGGTGACACAATCTGGAAGGACATTTCGGACTGTCTCATTCACGACTGCTTGGTGCATTCGATcccaaacaacagcagcaaactgGGGCAGTATATTGAGGTGAGCGTTGCAGCAGCTGAGGGACTGTGAAGGATGGAACAGTTCCCTAAAccctcttccctttcctttcaGAGTTAGCCCTTGAATTGTTGTTGTAAAGGTTTGCTTAGCGGATGAAGGTAAAAGTTCAAAATGTGCACATATTAAAATAACTGGTCTTTTCCTGAGTGTCTTCCTTTTTTCACTGTTGTTAGTAGGCTGCTATAGCGTCTGATAAATTCTAATGCGTCAGCTTCCCATGGTCTGCTACTAAATCAAATGATCCATAATTTCCTTATTTTATGGGGATTCAAAGCCTGAAAGCTGGAGACAGGCACATTCATTCCCAGTGCTAGGCCTTCTGTTCCACCCATAGGTAGCTCActgttcctcctctctccctcaccccctgGTTTAGGTTATTAAAGCTACTGAGGAATTTGAAAAAGCCTTAAAGGACATGCGGTTCCTAAAGGAGGATGCCACCGACTTGCTGACCTATGCCCGTAACGTCAACTGCCACTTTGCTAATAAGAAATGCCAGGATGTGATAGTGGCAGCCAGAAATCTGATGACATCGGAAATACACAACACCATAAAGGTAGCTGAGCCAATAGAACCTCTGCTTATTTCCCCAGTGTTTGAGTATTTTTCCAGGTGGATTGCGTAATCCTGTGTGTTGTTAACCATGCTTACAATTTAGTGATATGtactttttttgtctttttagtTATTCCAAAGTATGTGAATAAGGTAGTGCTCTGGGATAGCTCTTTATTTTTAGCAAAGCCCAGTTTTTGAAACAGGAAATGCAAGATCCCCATACAGAGTAGATGTATAGATCAGTttagtaccgtattggcccgaatataagctgcacccgaatataagccacatctttaaaattcaagggggggggagaaaaaaagacaatacctgaatacaagccactcccttaaaattccgcagagATTCGCACCTGTTCccttttaccgtatgtctgtttcagcagcgatatcgtaaaggccaatttttgtaaggtcgcaaattttagctgcattttaacttttcgcggtcagaatttgggggaaaaGTGAGGCTTGTATTCAGGCCAGTACGGAATGTTTGGGGCCCCCTGGGCTGTGCAGTAAACCTAACCTGGGTTGTTTCTATGGCCTTCCTTGGCACTCTTGTAGtaagctttccccctcttcctaaTTGGACTTGTATTCTGCTCTTTCTGGAAAAACGGAAGATCATTTAACTTTTAGTGGTTTTCCTTCCAGACACGTTAAAAGTCCTGCATTCCAATCCCAACACAGTCATTAAACacttgaccttgggccagtcattctttttctctcaggcctacctcatagggttgttgagAGATCAAACAGAGGCAGGGGAGAAAAGAACCATATGTATATCAATCTGAGCTCTTTGAAGGGTGGCCTGGGGTATTAATTGAATACAGTGTTAGGAGCTATTCAGTCCTCCTGATATCTTTATAATTCCTCAGAAGTAGCCATGAAAGTCAAACTAGTCTAAAACAGTCTTGTTGCGCCTTAACAGCTAACAATTTCATTGTGGCATAACCCTTTGTAGTGCTAAAGCTGCCACACTGCTCTTTGCTTTTGCTACAAGATACTAACACTTGTCCCACCTCTGGAATTTCTTAAGTTGTGCCCTAAGTTGGTATTTTGCTTGCACTGCAGTTCCACTCCTATCCCTCC harbors:
- the ZW10 gene encoding centromere/kinetochore protein zw10 homolog, giving the protein MAKKAEAEARSASLVEAVLACSGRLEKEGLSGRISRLSCRVEELKDEVCSMVNKRYIEFLPSMQSAKDLESQVEELSGSIDQLKSRIEIEVQHDLNVAIEEFSELKQQLERDTLVLSGLKQLQEFATALKQFKALLPQKKYVSAACHLNKARRILKMLESRRGFELKILKALRTELTMQTENIKYLLGQEWQQMAVWKVPQSKEADSLESAMETELHLCKVLSKEGVVPGPTVASVLQAFAILDKLRLKFRQFGQLLLKYILKPLISHPSLQPLPEEHPDAVTLRFRSVGSNLGHPSPVEVFARIKLVLEVLHKYLGVPLEHCAEEENSSSLVLAEVLGDTIWKDISDCLIHDCLVHSIPNNSSKLGQYIEVIKATEEFEKALKDMRFLKEDATDLLTYARNVNCHFANKKCQDVIVAARNLMTSEIHNTIKVTPDSSVILPKMPDPGAGDQLKVQKVSEALYKQATDLENEKRLSRHTFSFPACRISESVQKLMVLAYLTLQEASASTDQWRIQLFYSVRNIFHLFCDVVPMYHKENLQKLPQLAAIHHNNCMYIAHHLLTLGHQFRGRLIDGIATFVDLVPGFRKLGTECFLAQMQVQKEELLERLSSARDLSSVDDDDNYSAANKAVRQVLHQLKRLGMVWQDVLPVNIYCKAMGTLLNSALAEIISRIAALEDISAENADRLHMLCQMMVDEGPLVFMPLPEEKQNRPFQEEVPIYVPKWMTFKELMLVLQASLHVIVDRWADGKGPLAAAFSPSEVKNLIRALFQNTERRAAALARIK